The DNA sequence CTTGGTCGAAGTGACCGACAATCCGCAAATGAAGCTGTACGCCTTAGGCGCGCTGGAGCTGTTCGACGGCATCTACGACATCGGCACGGTCAGCACGACGGTATATCAGCCCCGGCGCGACAACGTCGCCACTCACACGGTTTTCAAGGAATCTCTCTATCAGTGGGCGGAGGAAGTGCTAAAACCTGCCGCCGAACTGGCCTACGCCGGGGAAGGAGAATTCCGATGCGGCGACTGGTGCCAGTTTTGCAGGGCGAAGCACGACTGCCGCAAACGGGCGGAGCGCAACCTTGAACTCGCAAAGTACGAATTCAAGCTGCCGCCACTTTTGGAGGATGATGAAATCGAATCCATCCTCGGCAGGATTGACGACCTCGTGTCGTGGGCTTCGGACATCAAGGACTATGCACTGCAAGCGGCCCTCGGCGGCAAACAATGGCACGGCTGGAAACTGGTCGAGGGGCGCTCCAACCGCAGGTATACAAACGAGGAAGCGGTCGCTAATGCCGTCAGCGCGGCGGGCTTCGATCCTTACGAACACAAGGTGCTGGGCATCACCGCAATGGAAAAGACCCTCGGCAAGGCAAGATTCGCCGAATTAATCGGCAATCTGGTCGAGAAGCCCCAAGGCAAGCCGACGCTCGTGCCGGCGAGCGATAAACGCCCGGCAATGAATACGGCAAAACAAGATTTCAATGAGGAGGAAAATTCCAATGGCTAACCAGGCAAACAACGTAAATAAGCATGCTTCCAACCCCATGAAGGTCATCACCGGCCCCGATACCCGCTGGTCTTACGCCAACGTGTGGGAAGCGAAATCCATAAACGGCGGCACGCCGAAGTTCTCGGTGTCGCTCATCATCCCGAAGTCCGACACCAAGACAGTCGCTAAAATCAAGGCGGCGATTGAAGCGGCCTACCGCGAGGGCGAGGCGAAACTAAAGGGCAACGGCAAGTCCGTACCACCCCTCTCCGCGCTCAAGACCCCGCTACGCGACGGCGACACTGAACGCCCCGACGACCCCGCCTACGCCAATGCTTACTTCATCAACGCCAACAGCGCGACCGCGCCTGGCATCGTGGACGCCGACCGCCAGGAAATCCTGAACCGCTCGGAGGTGTACAGCGGCGTATACGGCAGGGCGAGCGTGAACTTCTACGCCTTCAACTCGAATGGCAACAAGGGGATCGCCTGCGGGCTGAACAACCTGCAGAAAATCCGCGACGGCGAGCCCCTCGGCGGCAAATCCCGCGCGGAGGACGACTTCGCCACCTGCGGCGAAGAGGACTTCCTCGGCTAAGACCAATGACCCCAAGGGTGGTGGGCTCCGCGCCTGCCACCCTATACGGGGTTATGAAAGGACGGTCATATGGAAAACGAAATATGGAAAGACATTCCCGGCTACGAAGGTAAATATCAAGCCAGCACGCTGGGCCGTATAAAAAGTCTAAATCGCTATATAACTCGCCCCCACCCAAAAACAAAAGAGGTAACAAGATACTTAGTACGAGAACGAATTCTGAAAAATGTTGTCGGATCACACGGTTACTATGTTGTTGGTCTCGGGCAACACAACAACCAGAAGACACATCGACTTGTTGCCCTGACATTTTTAGGAACCTGCCCTGTAAAT is a window from the Selenomonadales bacterium genome containing:
- a CDS encoding DUF2800 domain-containing protein, whose protein sequence is MGKHALLSASSSHRWINCPPSARLCEQYEDRGSSYAAEGTDAHTLGEYKLKTALGIKAKDPTANLSYYSEEMEECASGYAAYILELVETAKQTCADPVILIEQRLDFSKYVEGGFGTGDCVIIADGTLHIVDYKHGQGVLVEVTDNPQMKLYALGALELFDGIYDIGTVSTTVYQPRRDNVATHTVFKESLYQWAEEVLKPAAELAYAGEGEFRCGDWCQFCRAKHDCRKRAERNLELAKYEFKLPPLLEDDEIESILGRIDDLVSWASDIKDYALQAALGGKQWHGWKLVEGRSNRRYTNEEAVANAVSAAGFDPYEHKVLGITAMEKTLGKARFAELIGNLVEKPQGKPTLVPASDKRPAMNTAKQDFNEEENSNG
- a CDS encoding DUF2815 family protein translates to MANQANNVNKHASNPMKVITGPDTRWSYANVWEAKSINGGTPKFSVSLIIPKSDTKTVAKIKAAIEAAYREGEAKLKGNGKSVPPLSALKTPLRDGDTERPDDPAYANAYFINANSATAPGIVDADRQEILNRSEVYSGVYGRASVNFYAFNSNGNKGIACGLNNLQKIRDGEPLGGKSRAEDDFATCGEEDFLG
- a CDS encoding NUMOD4 motif-containing HNH endonuclease; translated protein: MENEIWKDIPGYEGKYQASTLGRIKSLNRYITRPHPKTKEVTRYLVRERILKNVVGSHGYYVVGLGQHNNQKTHRLVALTFLGTCPVNQEVRHLNGVRTDNRIENLKYGTRSDNHIDRYEYGSRMGSLNSQDVIEIRSLLLNGKTPTSVIAEKFGVTCGAIAHIRQGRTFQWLT